A stretch of the Musa acuminata AAA Group cultivar baxijiao chromosome BXJ2-7, Cavendish_Baxijiao_AAA, whole genome shotgun sequence genome encodes the following:
- the LOC135617382 gene encoding glutaredoxin-C8-like gives MASAAAGGVSVWHQRPCLRWRTLVSSASNKVAFVKKTVSSHDIVIFSKSYCPYCMTAKAVFQELKKEPCVLELDEIEDGSEIQDALSDIVGRRTVPQVFVRGKHLGGSDDTVEAYENGRLLTLLGIGSKDDP, from the exons ATGGCGTCGGCGGCGGCCGGAGGCGTGTCGGTGTGGCATCAGCGGCCGTGCTTGCGGTGGCGGACTCTCGTTTCCTCCGCCTCCAACAAGGTGGCTTTCGTGAAGAAAACCGTATCCTCCCATGACATCGTCATCTTCTCCAAGTCCTATTGCCC GTATTGTATGACAGCAAAAGCagtttttcaagaattgaagaaggaaCCATGTGTTCTGGAGCTGGATGAGATAG AGGATGGGTCGGAAATTCAAGATGCACTGTCTGATATTGTTGGGAGGCGTACAGTCCCTCAAGTGTTTGTCCGTGGAAAGCACTTGGGTGGTTCTGATG ATACTGTTGAAGCTTATGAAAATGGGAGGCTTCTGACTCTTCTTGGTATTGGCTCAAAAGATGATCCGTAA
- the LOC135617381 gene encoding homeobox-leucine zipper protein HAT22-like, whose translation MEEGDCNTSLSLAIGGGRQFTPSTSLHVLFPHHPKEEEEEEDTHRHVGSVSRWKELDEEEEEEEEEDGVSGKDDSSNLSDDKPVGTRKKLKLTIEQVTLLEDSFRQRSTLNTMQKQDLAHRLNIRPRQVEVWFQNRRARTKLKRIELDYECLRMHCDRLIDENRRLKKELQELRSATPASPFYVQLLKAATLITCPACEKIAAAGKRKSSALEDGMKRPPQLVPVNTALLRLQN comes from the exons ATGGAAGAAGGCGATTGCAATACTAGCCTTTCCCTCGCGATAGGTGGTGGCAGACAGTTCACGCCGAGCACAAGTCTTCATGTCCTATTCCCGCATCAtccgaaagaagaagaagaagaagaagatacgcACCGACATGTAGGCAGCGTATCGAGATGGAAGGAGctcgatgaggaggaggaggaggaggaggaggaggatggtgtCAGCGGTAAGGATGACAGCAGCAACCTGAGCGACGACAAACCAGTCGGCACAAGAAAGAAGCTGAAGCTCACGATCGAACAAGTGACGTTGCTCGAAGATAGCTTCAGACAGCGCAGCACCCTTAATACG ATGCAGAAGCAAGATTTGGCGCACCGGCTAAATATACGGCCACGACAAGTGGAAGTCTGGTTCCAGAATAGAAGAGCCAG GACGAAGTTAAAGCGGATCGAGCTGGATTACGAGTGCCTCAGGATGCACTGCGACAGACTGATTGACGAGAACCGGAGGCTAAAGAAGGAGCTGCAGGAGCTGCGGTCTGCGACTCCGGCGTCGCCGTTCTACGTGCAACTTCTCAAGGCAGCAACGCTGATCACGTGCCCCGCCTGTGAGAAGATCGCGGCCGCCGGAAAGAGAAAGAGCAGTGCCTTGGAGGACGGCATGAAGAGGCCGCCGCAGCTGGTGCCTGTAAATACTGCCCTACTCCGTCTGCAAAACTAA